One Plectropomus leopardus isolate mb chromosome 1, YSFRI_Pleo_2.0, whole genome shotgun sequence DNA segment encodes these proteins:
- the LOC121945162 gene encoding ARL14 effector protein → MPVICAAIGCNNKFVKGSEIRFYRFPLSKPQLSSKWVHSLGMKSFIPTANTCLCSEHFRTDCFRDYNGKQFLREDAVPTIFSHGQDSSKIELRKRGVVSKETNAANQMGSQADRDRAREAISLRREKRGGMRGGRGGRGGKQLADRQSIGAKSRVYDNKGRLLSNSKDMCDCLDVDCMGCFYPCPDCGSRKCGVECRCDRKWLYEQVEVEGGEIIRNKYAV, encoded by the exons ATGCCGGTTATCTGCGCGGCCATAGGGTGCAACAATAAGTTTGTGAAGGGATCGGAAATCAGATTTTACAG GTTCCCGCTCAGCAAACCTCAACTTTCCAGCAAATGGGTGCACAGTCTGGGGATGAAAAGCTTCATCCCGACCGCCAACACCTGCCTCTGCTCGGAGCATTTCAGGACCGACTGCTTCAGGGATTACAACGGCAAACAGTTTCTGAGGGAGGACGCCGTGCCCACCATATTCAGCCACGGGCAGGACTCCTCAAAG ATTGAACTTCGTAAAAGAGGGGTGGTGTCAAAGGAGACAAACGCCGCAAATCAGATGGGATCACAGgcggacagagacagagcgagagaggcCATCAGTCTacgcagagagaagagaggaggaatgaGG GGTGGACGAGGAGGCCGTGGAGGAAAACAGCTGGCTGACAG GCAGAGCATCGGAGCCAAGAGCCGAGTGTACGACAACAAAGGCCGACTGCTCTCCAACAGCAAGGACATGTGCGACTGTCTGGATGTGGACTGTATGGGCTGCTTCTACCCGTGCCCCGACTGCGGCTCACGCAAGTGCGGGGTCGAGTGCCGCTGCGACAGGAAGTGGCTTTACgagcaggtggaggtggagggcgGAGAGATCATCCGGAACAAGTACGCCGTCTAA